The following are encoded together in the Capsulimonas corticalis genome:
- a CDS encoding glycoside hydrolase family 2 protein, with the protein MDLYSQYRTRQTTALLLVTILSPLTLAAGAQASARFPRAFAPQEGKTTPSERPERDELCLNGRWRFQPVALPAGYHQGNDPAPTLTPPASDGWEKTPIRIPSPWNANSYADQDGLGGDFRCFPSYPASWNSVQMGWLQRKFTVPTAWKGRRLILHFDAVAGDAQVIVNGKQVGEHFDIFLPFDVDVTDTVKPGAQNELLVGVRKASLFDVQGKFGRRPYQGGSMWGQHIAGIWQDVTLEAVPTVHVSNVFVKPLVDQDQLVTDVTVQNDTDHAANITLDRTVSPWISEAGKDVLSAPEPKSRLGAALPLTSAPVRVSIPAHGSQVVTLTGKVGNRLKYWSPTSPNLYGVVCHVKDASGVVRDSKYTRFGWRQITFDNGRTLLNGKLLVMKGDSWHFMGIPQMTRRYAWAWFKTLHDAHLNAVRLHAQPYPAFYLDVADEQGILVLDESAMWASDGGPKLDDPAYWRNTEDHLQGLILRDRNHPGVFGWSVSNEILPVIKYVFHGPQEMQDNLTHYDGIWAGICRKYDPTRLWISADGEDDGGGTLPTYVIHYGDASTMQRAKGSGKPWGNGESSPAYYGTPEQIAQYSGDQRAYLSAEDRMEGVAKVSYDNLIDQRKYDASYRSVFNLVWYALKPLNLGLPDTTRPPALTDGVFFGPYVEGKPGVQPERLGPYSSTLNPGYDPSLPLYEKWPMFDAIQAAQAEPVAAEYKPDRPFTVDAGVAKDPASGTITSVPVLAGSNGALAKALADAGVPVASSGAASGDLLVIDGAQPPSSDAKSAIDKALADGGSVVVWGANPSTLDQLNALLPEKLELTDRTASSLVTNSPSPITAGLTPALLYFSELNPSTVLHTGLGGPLVTKGAVLLSASNTNWNHWNQQAETSKTIMLLRSERETKPSGAALVDIPSGSGHLILCSLPAAAETSKAAALNRTIWANLGVKLGDGAAQRNVLNANGELTRALAWGWKEAGSTDDALKDSPVDSNAGKSIVFGSRMNDRNWKSVGASGGALDLGALEGANSHKSAIGYLSFWLYSPKDLANLLLDPHLPNVTLTVGSVAGAQIWLNGKSLPTKPQGDGAIVNPLLLPQGWSHLLVKIVRSETGLGAQPSLSLQSSQADYLPQIHGAQEKP; encoded by the coding sequence ATGGACCTTTACTCCCAATACCGCACACGTCAAACGACGGCGCTGCTGCTCGTCACCATTCTCTCTCCGCTCACGCTCGCCGCTGGCGCGCAGGCGTCCGCGCGCTTTCCGCGCGCGTTTGCGCCGCAGGAGGGAAAAACGACGCCGTCGGAGCGGCCTGAGCGCGATGAGTTGTGTCTGAATGGCCGCTGGCGGTTTCAGCCGGTCGCATTGCCGGCGGGATACCATCAGGGGAATGATCCCGCGCCGACACTGACGCCGCCGGCGAGCGATGGATGGGAGAAGACGCCGATCCGGATTCCTTCGCCGTGGAACGCGAATAGCTACGCCGATCAAGATGGGCTGGGGGGCGATTTTCGCTGCTTCCCAAGTTATCCCGCCTCCTGGAACTCCGTGCAGATGGGCTGGCTTCAGCGCAAGTTCACCGTGCCTACCGCCTGGAAGGGGCGAAGGCTAATCCTGCATTTCGACGCCGTGGCGGGCGATGCGCAGGTGATTGTCAATGGCAAGCAAGTCGGGGAGCACTTCGATATTTTCCTGCCCTTTGATGTGGACGTGACTGACACTGTCAAGCCCGGCGCGCAGAACGAACTGCTGGTCGGTGTGCGCAAGGCAAGCCTGTTCGACGTTCAAGGAAAATTTGGCCGTCGGCCTTATCAGGGCGGCTCGATGTGGGGACAGCATATCGCCGGCATCTGGCAGGATGTGACGCTGGAAGCCGTTCCTACAGTCCATGTCAGCAATGTGTTCGTCAAGCCGCTCGTGGACCAGGATCAGCTCGTGACGGATGTCACGGTCCAGAACGATACGGATCACGCGGCGAATATTACGCTGGACCGCACCGTGTCTCCGTGGATTTCCGAGGCCGGCAAGGATGTGCTGTCCGCGCCGGAGCCGAAATCACGGCTGGGCGCCGCGCTGCCGTTGACGTCCGCGCCCGTTCGTGTCTCCATTCCCGCGCATGGCTCCCAGGTTGTGACGCTGACCGGCAAGGTGGGCAATCGGCTCAAATACTGGTCTCCAACGAGCCCCAATCTTTACGGCGTCGTCTGCCATGTGAAGGACGCCAGCGGCGTGGTTCGCGATTCCAAATACACGCGCTTCGGTTGGCGGCAAATCACCTTTGACAACGGACGCACGCTTTTGAATGGCAAACTGCTCGTGATGAAGGGCGACTCCTGGCACTTCATGGGTATCCCGCAGATGACGCGGCGCTACGCCTGGGCCTGGTTCAAGACGCTCCATGACGCCCATCTGAACGCGGTGCGCCTGCACGCACAGCCGTATCCCGCCTTTTATCTCGATGTCGCCGACGAACAGGGCATTCTCGTGCTCGACGAAAGCGCGATGTGGGCGAGTGATGGCGGCCCGAAGCTCGATGATCCCGCATACTGGCGCAACACGGAAGACCATCTTCAGGGACTGATTTTGCGCGACCGCAACCATCCCGGAGTCTTCGGCTGGAGCGTCTCGAATGAGATTCTTCCCGTGATCAAATATGTCTTCCATGGCCCGCAGGAGATGCAGGACAACCTCACGCACTACGACGGCATTTGGGCCGGTATCTGCCGCAAGTACGACCCAACGCGCCTATGGATCTCGGCGGACGGCGAAGACGACGGCGGCGGCACACTGCCAACTTACGTGATCCATTATGGCGACGCTTCCACCATGCAGCGGGCGAAGGGATCGGGCAAGCCGTGGGGCAATGGCGAGTCCAGCCCGGCATATTATGGGACCCCGGAGCAGATCGCGCAGTACTCCGGCGACCAGCGCGCGTATCTCTCCGCCGAAGACCGTATGGAGGGAGTCGCCAAGGTTTCCTATGACAATCTGATCGATCAGCGCAAGTACGACGCCAGCTATCGCAGCGTGTTTAATCTCGTCTGGTACGCGCTCAAGCCGCTGAACCTGGGACTGCCCGACACAACGCGTCCGCCGGCGCTGACGGATGGCGTCTTCTTTGGCCCCTACGTCGAAGGCAAGCCGGGCGTGCAGCCGGAGCGCTTGGGGCCGTACAGTTCGACGCTCAATCCCGGTTACGATCCCAGCCTGCCGCTCTATGAAAAGTGGCCGATGTTCGACGCCATTCAGGCGGCGCAGGCGGAGCCCGTCGCCGCCGAATATAAGCCCGACCGGCCGTTCACGGTGGACGCCGGCGTCGCCAAAGATCCCGCTTCCGGGACGATCACGAGCGTCCCGGTGCTGGCTGGGTCGAACGGTGCGCTCGCAAAAGCGCTTGCCGACGCCGGCGTGCCCGTGGCGTCGTCCGGCGCCGCGAGCGGCGATTTGCTCGTCATCGACGGAGCCCAGCCGCCGTCGTCCGACGCCAAGAGCGCCATCGATAAGGCGCTCGCCGACGGTGGATCGGTCGTTGTCTGGGGCGCCAATCCCTCTACGCTCGATCAGCTCAACGCCCTCTTGCCGGAGAAGCTAGAGCTGACGGATCGCACAGCCTCGTCGCTCGTGACAAATTCGCCCTCGCCGATCACCGCTGGATTGACGCCGGCGTTGCTCTACTTCTCAGAACTCAACCCCTCCACGGTCCTGCATACGGGCCTCGGCGGGCCGCTGGTGACGAAGGGAGCAGTGCTGCTGTCGGCGTCCAACACCAATTGGAATCACTGGAATCAGCAAGCCGAAACGTCCAAAACGATCATGCTGCTGCGCTCCGAGCGCGAGACGAAGCCGTCCGGCGCCGCACTGGTCGATATCCCGAGCGGCTCGGGTCATCTCATCCTGTGCAGCCTGCCCGCCGCCGCCGAAACCTCCAAAGCGGCGGCGCTCAACCGAACAATTTGGGCAAACCTTGGCGTGAAGCTGGGCGACGGCGCCGCGCAGCGCAATGTCCTGAATGCAAATGGCGAACTCACCCGCGCCTTGGCCTGGGGATGGAAAGAAGCCGGATCCACGGACGACGCGCTCAAGGATTCGCCCGTTGACTCCAACGCAGGGAAATCGATTGTCTTTGGATCCCGGATGAACGACCGCAATTGGAAGTCCGTCGGCGCCAGCGGCGGCGCGTTGGACCTCGGCGCGCTGGAGGGCGCCAATTCCCATAAGAGCGCCATCGGTTATCTGAGCTTCTGGCTCTACAGCCCCAAAGATCTGGCGAATTTGCTGCTCGATCCGCACCTGCCAAACGTCACTCTGACGGTGGGCTCGGTCGCGGGCGCGCAGATCTGGCTGAACGGCAAATCCCTACCAACGAAGCCGCAGGGCGATGGGGCAATCGTAAACCCATTGCTGCTGCCCCAGGGCTGGAGCCACCTCCTCGTCAAGATCGTGCGCTCCGAAACCGGCCTGGGCGCGCAGCCCTCGCTGTCGCTGCAAAGCAGCCAGGCTGACTATCTGCCGCAGATCCACGGCGCACAGGAAAAGCCGTAG
- a CDS encoding glycoside hydrolase family 3 C-terminal domain-containing protein: MRRYLPLSALLTLALASAAGAQNAPVYKDKSQPVPVRVADLLQRMTNEEKVRELSEDWGIPGNDRLGIPALSKAEATHGFGYGTGATIFPQALGLAATWDTKVANDVGDVTGQECLEANTYQAWCPVLDVARDPRWGRMEETYGEDPYLVSRMGVSWIKAYQSHNLIATPKHFAAHGGPLGGRDSNDVGYSERVMREVYLVPFRAAFEEGKAGAVMNAYSTWVDGVPCAESQDLLFGILRQEWGFDGFVVSDCGSIDNIYTKFGVSQDKVDAARKAIEAGVSCNCGDTYKQFLLTAVQSGQVSQKTLDFAVGRILTVIFRLGLFERPMTKTKWEWKDNPNWDSPPHRQVSLNEARESIVLLKNTGVLPLSKTIGSVAVIGPSADEAQLGDYSTHAKPGQLITVLAGVKAAVSSNTTVNYAKGCDHTGASTAGFDEAIKAAQASDVSILVLGDKSEVTTGENYDRANLDLPGVQQQLLEAVAKVGKPVILVLVAGKPTTIGWAAEHVPAIVETWFPGEEGGHATADVLFGDYNPGGRLPVTFPRSADQLPLYYNYKPSGRAYNYLDQSFTPLYRFGYGLSYTKFAYSNLKVTPPSSPTGSATVTADVTNTGLRAGDEVAQLYINHPVSSVVTPVMELKGFRRVHLDPNQTATVTFTLTPYALSVLNKNLDRVLEAGAVRILVGGASPAALTGDEQKTKIGYAAPDQGVMGTLQIKTPLAAKFAYALQTPASAARQKQFQATVRVRNAGGMTDIGEVQLFANGERLGSQRFELAAGEDKLLAFPVTLAKAGGATLTASGKYTMATRAIVVK, from the coding sequence TTGAGAAGGTATTTACCACTGAGCGCGCTGCTGACATTGGCGCTCGCGAGCGCCGCAGGAGCGCAGAACGCTCCGGTCTATAAAGACAAGTCGCAGCCGGTTCCGGTCCGTGTCGCGGATCTCTTGCAGCGGATGACGAATGAAGAAAAGGTCCGAGAGCTGAGCGAGGATTGGGGGATTCCCGGCAATGATCGCCTCGGAATCCCGGCGCTCAGCAAAGCCGAGGCGACCCATGGATTCGGCTATGGAACGGGAGCGACGATCTTCCCGCAGGCGCTCGGCCTTGCCGCCACCTGGGATACGAAAGTGGCGAACGATGTCGGCGATGTGACCGGCCAGGAGTGCCTGGAGGCGAATACTTATCAGGCATGGTGCCCCGTGCTTGATGTCGCCCGCGATCCGCGCTGGGGCCGAATGGAGGAGACCTACGGGGAAGACCCATATCTGGTCTCCCGCATGGGCGTCTCCTGGATCAAGGCGTATCAATCGCACAACTTGATCGCTACCCCCAAGCACTTCGCCGCGCATGGCGGGCCGCTCGGCGGCCGCGACAGCAACGATGTGGGATATTCCGAGCGCGTGATGCGCGAAGTCTATCTGGTTCCGTTCCGCGCCGCATTCGAGGAGGGCAAGGCGGGAGCCGTCATGAACGCCTACAGCACCTGGGTGGACGGCGTTCCCTGCGCCGAATCGCAGGATCTGCTCTTCGGCATCCTGCGTCAAGAGTGGGGGTTCGATGGATTTGTCGTCTCCGACTGCGGATCGATCGACAATATCTACACCAAATTCGGCGTCTCGCAGGATAAGGTCGATGCGGCGCGCAAGGCCATCGAAGCCGGCGTCTCCTGCAACTGCGGCGACACGTACAAGCAGTTTCTACTGACAGCGGTGCAGTCTGGTCAAGTCTCACAGAAGACTCTGGACTTCGCGGTCGGGCGCATTCTCACGGTGATCTTCCGATTGGGGCTGTTTGAGCGCCCGATGACGAAGACCAAATGGGAGTGGAAAGACAACCCAAATTGGGATAGCCCGCCGCACCGCCAGGTTTCGCTGAATGAGGCGCGGGAAAGCATTGTTCTGCTGAAGAACACCGGTGTTCTGCCGTTGAGCAAGACAATCGGCTCCGTCGCGGTCATCGGCCCCAGCGCCGACGAGGCGCAGCTAGGCGACTATTCGACCCACGCCAAGCCGGGCCAGCTCATCACGGTGCTGGCGGGCGTCAAAGCCGCCGTGTCGTCGAACACAACCGTCAACTACGCCAAAGGGTGCGATCATACCGGCGCTTCCACCGCCGGATTCGACGAAGCCATCAAGGCGGCGCAGGCGAGCGATGTTTCGATCCTGGTGCTGGGCGACAAATCGGAAGTCACGACTGGTGAAAACTACGACCGCGCCAATCTGGATCTGCCCGGCGTACAGCAACAGCTTCTCGAAGCGGTCGCCAAGGTCGGCAAGCCCGTCATTCTCGTTCTCGTCGCCGGCAAGCCCACGACAATCGGGTGGGCGGCCGAGCATGTCCCGGCGATTGTGGAAACCTGGTTCCCGGGTGAAGAAGGCGGCCACGCGACCGCCGATGTGCTTTTTGGCGATTACAATCCCGGCGGCCGCCTCCCGGTGACGTTCCCGCGTTCGGCGGACCAATTGCCGCTTTACTACAACTACAAGCCGTCGGGGCGCGCGTACAACTATTTAGATCAGTCGTTCACGCCTTTGTACCGCTTTGGGTACGGCCTGAGCTATACCAAATTTGCCTACAGCAATCTGAAGGTGACGCCGCCGTCCAGCCCAACCGGCAGCGCGACCGTGACTGCGGATGTGACGAATACAGGATTGCGGGCCGGCGATGAAGTCGCACAGCTTTACATCAACCATCCGGTGAGCAGTGTCGTGACGCCTGTCATGGAGCTGAAAGGCTTCCGCCGGGTCCATCTGGACCCGAACCAGACGGCCACCGTCACGTTTACTCTGACGCCGTATGCCCTGTCCGTTCTGAACAAGAATCTGGACCGCGTTCTGGAGGCCGGAGCCGTCCGAATCCTGGTCGGCGGCGCGTCCCCCGCCGCCCTGACCGGCGACGAACAGAAGACCAAGATCGGCTACGCCGCGCCGGACCAGGGTGTGATGGGAACCCTGCAAATCAAAACGCCGCTCGCGGCCAAATTTGCCTACGCCCTTCAAACACCCGCTTCCGCCGCGCGCCAGAAGCAGTTCCAGGCGACCGTGCGTGTCCGAAACGCCGGCGGCATGACGGACATCGGCGAAGTCCAGCTCTTCGCCAATGGCGAACGCTTGGGATCCCAGCGCTTCGAACTGGCCGCCGGAGAAGACAAACTGCTGGCGTTCCCGGTAACGCTCGCCAAAGCCGGCGGCGCGACGCTGACAGCCTCGGGCAAATATACGATGGCGACGCGGGCGATTGTGGTGAAATAG
- a CDS encoding SGNH/GDSL hydrolase family protein, whose translation MNGKVRRLALMTAIGALVLSNTSFAADAIHKNTDGAVVSTQGIIVKSGEKFAFLGASISEFGWSHPTGYIQLTIKTLTDNGVKIVPIPAGVSGNSSRDMLARLDRDVIGKKPDWVTIDAGGNDVWHGDVPFDEYMTNMTAIVDKSQAAGIRVVIQTCTPIMEDLNGPFNTKMAYFNQFLRYLAGQKHCVLADLNGGAVAILKAKTGTDNVLTTDGVHMNERGDRVMATGLLEALGLTDAQIAKTIAR comes from the coding sequence TTGAATGGAAAAGTCCGCCGTCTGGCGCTGATGACGGCGATAGGAGCATTGGTTTTGTCAAACACGTCGTTTGCGGCGGACGCAATTCATAAGAATACGGATGGGGCGGTCGTGAGTACACAAGGGATCATCGTAAAATCCGGGGAGAAGTTCGCGTTTCTCGGCGCGTCGATCAGCGAGTTTGGCTGGAGCCATCCCACGGGTTATATCCAGCTCACGATTAAGACGCTGACCGACAACGGCGTCAAGATCGTTCCGATCCCAGCGGGCGTCAGCGGCAATTCGTCGCGGGATATGCTGGCGCGCCTGGACCGCGATGTGATCGGCAAGAAGCCGGATTGGGTGACGATCGACGCCGGCGGCAACGATGTCTGGCATGGCGATGTCCCGTTCGATGAGTACATGACAAACATGACGGCGATTGTCGATAAATCGCAGGCGGCGGGGATCCGTGTCGTCATTCAAACATGCACGCCCATCATGGAAGACCTGAACGGTCCGTTCAATACGAAGATGGCGTACTTCAATCAATTTCTCCGATATCTGGCCGGTCAAAAACATTGCGTTCTCGCGGATTTGAATGGCGGCGCCGTGGCGATTTTGAAGGCCAAGACGGGGACGGACAATGTCCTGACAACGGACGGCGTCCATATGAACGAGCGCGGCGACCGGGTGATGGCGACGGGGCTGCTGGAAGCGCTGGGGCTGACCGATGCGCAGATTGCGAAAACGATCGCGCGGTGA
- a CDS encoding lectin, whose amino-acid sequence MHAQLNGVKGVGLRILGLGLAALALGFGGAARAASPPGDVVGKVTVGYQGWFSAPGDGSPVNNWGHTNLETWPDMREYTAAYQTAYPNLGNGQPATNFSSYDQSTVNIHFNWMAQNGIDTAALQRFGNEIVPGSTLKAQRDGEATRVMNAAQTNGRKFYIMYDMSGGTTYLQSDWTNTIVNTLHLTSSSAYAKQNGKPVVCLWGLGYTWFGLSPTDGLSLVNWFKNQGCYVIGGVPGQWRTGTGDSRPDYATVYNTCNMVMAWAVGRVVDSTYQPWVSGDLAYCNANGMDYQPDAYPGTSFYNTNGPSSPKNQYPRNHGDFMWSQFAAMRNAGASSVYISMFDEMNEATSIFKCAEDSSMIPANNWFLTLDADGVHVSSDYYLRLTCDGGKMIKGQIPYQTAHPTPFTITGVTFYQDTLYGGGFGQALAKGSYTLAQLAAKGVPNDWASSVRIPPGWTVIMYSDDNFSGTSWTLTSDNSNFPGLSPNGNDVMSSCKIQ is encoded by the coding sequence ATGCATGCTCAGCTCAATGGGGTGAAGGGCGTCGGCTTACGGATTCTCGGCTTGGGACTGGCGGCGCTTGCCCTTGGCTTCGGCGGCGCGGCCCGCGCCGCCAGTCCGCCCGGCGACGTGGTCGGCAAGGTGACGGTTGGCTATCAGGGATGGTTCTCGGCGCCGGGCGACGGCTCGCCTGTCAACAATTGGGGCCACACGAATCTGGAGACGTGGCCGGATATGCGCGAATACACGGCGGCTTATCAAACGGCGTATCCCAATCTTGGGAATGGTCAGCCGGCCACAAACTTCTCTTCTTACGATCAATCCACGGTAAACATCCACTTCAATTGGATGGCGCAGAATGGAATCGACACGGCGGCGCTGCAGCGATTCGGCAACGAGATCGTCCCTGGCAGCACCTTGAAGGCCCAGCGCGATGGCGAGGCGACTCGGGTGATGAATGCGGCGCAGACGAACGGGCGCAAATTTTACATCATGTATGACATGTCCGGCGGCACGACCTATCTTCAGTCGGACTGGACAAACACGATCGTCAATACGCTGCATCTGACATCGTCCTCGGCCTACGCCAAGCAAAACGGCAAACCCGTCGTCTGTCTCTGGGGGCTGGGCTACACCTGGTTCGGTCTCAGTCCGACCGATGGCCTCTCGCTGGTCAACTGGTTCAAGAACCAGGGGTGCTATGTCATCGGCGGCGTGCCCGGCCAGTGGCGCACGGGAACCGGGGATTCTCGACCGGACTATGCGACGGTCTACAACACCTGCAATATGGTGATGGCGTGGGCGGTCGGGCGGGTGGTGGACTCCACGTACCAGCCCTGGGTTTCGGGCGATCTGGCTTATTGTAATGCGAACGGAATGGACTATCAGCCGGACGCATATCCGGGCACTTCCTTTTACAACACCAACGGCCCATCGTCCCCCAAGAACCAGTACCCGCGAAATCATGGGGATTTTATGTGGTCGCAGTTCGCGGCGATGCGCAATGCGGGCGCCTCCAGCGTTTACATCTCTATGTTTGACGAGATGAACGAAGCGACGTCGATCTTCAAATGCGCCGAAGATTCGTCGATGATCCCGGCCAACAACTGGTTCCTGACGCTCGACGCCGACGGCGTTCACGTCTCCTCCGACTACTATCTGCGCCTCACCTGCGATGGAGGCAAAATGATCAAAGGGCAGATCCCTTATCAGACGGCGCACCCCACGCCCTTCACCATCACCGGCGTTACTTTCTATCAGGACACATTGTACGGAGGCGGCTTCGGCCAAGCGCTGGCGAAGGGCAGCTACACGCTGGCGCAGCTTGCGGCCAAAGGCGTCCCAAACGACTGGGCGTCCTCCGTGCGCATTCCCCCCGGCTGGACGGTGATTATGTATTCGGACGACAACTTCTCCGGGACTTCCTGGACTCTGACCTCGGATAACTCGAACTTCCCCGGCTTGAGCCCCAACGGGAACGATGTGATGTCGTCGTGTAAGATCCAGTGA
- a CDS encoding DUF5010 domain-containing protein, giving the protein MRNTAVLLAAMAATLMTAVAAHAQFVGVTCGWNYSNDLSGPNTGMANTPLFNPDPANPNRTWDEWAEELGASGVDFVCPNLRGSYPETGLSPVNIAPLITALNNRGLNDRIKLAIFDDNASSWTAEWNEANGRGFGYAQPFDISNSANWTYLWDYNYKLFYQTVPDANRFKINGRPVIILWTGNTYFIGNMQGNMSRALLYVRQQCQSTFGFNPYIIVSGDTLSHDTTCNNPSVVDAVHNWFNPNSTGAPGYTLTNFNNVLTGALCPQFQTAANGSWVDANHGVQLDTSLQNTHGAGAQLTLIEGFTDWEEDAALFRGRNLDPTGASLGYSSTYYDYPNQRLNITRKNSNNPFPADLKEEIEGCDTFGGGVRSGPANYYRNGPISIETTADAGGGFDVGNIQANQWFEWQAVPVQGAKHFLVRVATTAANCRVHFVIDGSTKPSVTLPNTGGWQTWTTVDAGSYGAFAAGSTHTVRLVCETGGMNLNYWKLGGTIPIGSTISLQSRANNNYVTASATGASPLIASSATVGTAQLFTVVDMGNGCVALRAQINNDYVCADNGGAANLINNRTSAGLWETFQWIENTDGTISLKSNSDQEFVCAENAGANPLIANRPGHGLWEGFNYAIH; this is encoded by the coding sequence ATGAGAAACACTGCTGTTTTACTCGCCGCAATGGCGGCGACGCTCATGACCGCCGTCGCCGCGCATGCGCAGTTCGTGGGCGTTACCTGCGGCTGGAACTATTCGAACGATCTTTCTGGGCCGAATACCGGCATGGCGAACACGCCGCTGTTCAACCCGGACCCGGCGAATCCGAACCGGACCTGGGATGAATGGGCGGAGGAGTTGGGGGCGAGTGGGGTGGATTTCGTCTGCCCGAACCTGCGCGGGTCGTATCCGGAGACGGGGCTCAGTCCGGTGAATATTGCGCCGCTGATCACGGCGTTGAACAACCGGGGGCTGAACGATCGGATCAAGCTGGCGATCTTTGACGATAACGCGAGCTCCTGGACCGCCGAATGGAATGAAGCGAACGGGCGCGGCTTTGGCTACGCGCAGCCGTTCGACATCAGCAACTCCGCCAACTGGACCTATCTGTGGGACTATAACTACAAGCTGTTCTATCAGACCGTGCCGGATGCAAATCGCTTCAAGATCAATGGGCGTCCGGTGATTATCTTGTGGACCGGCAACACATATTTCATCGGCAACATGCAGGGCAATATGTCCCGCGCGCTGCTTTATGTGCGCCAGCAGTGCCAGAGTACGTTTGGGTTCAATCCGTATATTATTGTTTCGGGCGACACGCTCTCCCACGACACGACCTGTAACAATCCTTCGGTGGTCGACGCCGTGCATAACTGGTTCAATCCAAACTCAACCGGCGCGCCGGGCTATACGCTGACGAACTTCAATAACGTGCTGACCGGCGCGCTCTGCCCGCAATTCCAGACGGCGGCGAACGGCTCGTGGGTGGACGCCAACCATGGCGTCCAGCTCGACACATCGCTGCAAAATACGCACGGCGCCGGCGCGCAGCTAACTTTGATTGAGGGCTTCACGGACTGGGAGGAGGACGCCGCGCTGTTTCGCGGCCGGAACTTGGACCCGACCGGCGCATCGCTCGGTTACAGCTCCACCTATTACGACTATCCAAACCAGCGTCTGAACATCACGCGCAAGAACAGCAACAATCCGTTTCCGGCGGATCTGAAGGAGGAGATTGAAGGATGCGACACTTTTGGCGGCGGCGTGCGAAGCGGTCCGGCCAACTACTACCGCAATGGCCCGATTTCCATCGAGACGACTGCGGACGCCGGCGGCGGCTTCGACGTTGGTAATATTCAGGCCAATCAGTGGTTCGAATGGCAGGCTGTCCCGGTCCAGGGCGCAAAGCACTTTCTGGTGCGTGTCGCCACCACGGCCGCGAACTGCCGCGTGCACTTTGTGATCGACGGATCGACCAAGCCCTCGGTCACGCTTCCCAATACGGGCGGCTGGCAGACGTGGACGACCGTGGACGCCGGCTCATACGGCGCCTTCGCGGCCGGATCCACGCATACCGTGCGCCTGGTCTGCGAAACCGGCGGGATGAACCTCAACTACTGGAAGCTCGGCGGAACGATCCCCATCGGCAGCACGATCAGCTTGCAATCGCGCGCCAATAACAACTACGTGACGGCAAGCGCCACGGGCGCCTCGCCTTTGATTGCAAGCAGCGCGACCGTCGGGACGGCGCAGCTCTTCACGGTGGTCGATATGGGGAATGGGTGCGTCGCCCTGCGCGCCCAGATCAACAACGATTATGTCTGCGCCGACAATGGGGGAGCGGCCAATCTGATCAATAACCGGACATCGGCCGGCCTGTGGGAGACGTTCCAGTGGATCGAAAACACGGACGGAACGATCTCGCTCAAGTCCAACTCCGACCAGGAGTTTGTCTGCGCCGAAAACGCGGGCGCGAATCCGCTGATCGCGAACCGGCCCGGACACGGCCTCTGGGAAGGATTTAACTACGCGATCCACTAA